ACCTTGGGACAGTGCCCACTCACGCAAGTTCACTATATGTAACTATAGCACATCTATACGTCAACTGTTGCTACCCTACGTTGGAGGTCAACGGTGTGAAGGCCGGTGGCAAGTACACGGTGATCCCTCACAGGGCCGTCGCGCATATCTCGTGTCGCCTGGTTCCGGGCCAGGAACCGGATGCGGTGGTGGCTGCCCTGCAAACCCATTGCGCGGCTATCACGTTACCCGGAGTCGATATCGAGCTCAACGTTGATCCAGCACATAGTCGGGCCTACACGATCGACGCCGATCATCCAGCAATCAGCGCAGCGAAGGCTGCACTAGCCAGTGTCTATCCGGACCAAGAGGTGTTGCTCGCCAAGATCGCTGGCACGCTGCCACCGGTGACGCTGTTTGAGGAGTTCCTGGGAGCCAAGACGCTCTTTTTCTCCTTCTCAACGGCCGATGAGAGGTTGCATGCCCCCAACGAATACATGCGCATCCGTCGGTTGCGGGAGGGCATGCTCGCCTGGGAACAACTCTGGCGCCTATTGGCCGCCGGACCGTACCGACTTCAGCCTTTGGCACAGAGAGAATCGAGGATCAGCGATGGCGAATGAGGACCGACCGGACTTCACCGAACCAGAGAATTCCCACCCCTACATGGCGTATGCCTATCTTGGCCCCGACTCCGGTCTCTCCACGATTGAGTTGGCGCCTGAATTCGATCGAGTCCCCGCATACAAGGAAGAGCTAACGGAGAGAGAACGGGATCGGGCGCAGAGGCTTCTTGCCGAGAGTTTGGTGATCAGCTTCCATGATCATCCGGTTCGCTTTCCGCTTCGCATGGAAGAAACTCCCGAACACTACCGAGCGGGACGTCAGTACACGGCCTATGCCGGCCTTCAGGCCTCGGGCATGACGGTGGTGTTCGACAACATGATGGACGGTACGGCCTGTGTCACCGGCAAAGCTCCATGGCGCTGGGACGATGTGATCGCTGATCTCGGTCACCGGCTCGCCGATCTCGCACACCAGGATCGGGTCGTTCCGATTCGCTCCTTGGCCGATATCGACCGGGTCTATGGATCTGGCCAAATCGGGATCGTCTTCGGCCTGGAGGGGGCGATGCCGATCGAGAATGAGCTGGACCGGCTCGATATCCTTTTTGGCTTGGGTATTCGCCAGATCGGCATCGCCTATTCAGACGCCAATGCGCTCGGGAGTGGTCTCAATGAGCCCACTGACGGGGGCCTCACCTTGTTTGGAAGGCGGGCGGTGCGTCGAATGAATCAACTCGGTCTCGCGATTGACGTGTCACACTCGTCGGATCGGACGGCTCTTGATGCATGTGAGCACAGCGAGCAGCCAGTGTTTATCACCCATGCGGGAGCACGGTCGATATGGAACACACCACGGATGAAGCCTGATGCGGTCCTGCGTGCGGTTGCCGAGAGCGGTGGGGTGATCGGTATGTCAGCGGCTCCACACACCACCCTCTCTCCAGCGCATTCTCGCCACTCTATCGAGTCGGTGATGGACCACCTCCTCTACTGTATCGATCTCGTTGGCATCGAACATGTGGCCTTCGGACCGGACACCCTTTATGGCGATCATGTGCAGATGCACAAGGTTTTTGGTTCACTACTCGGCATCGGTGAGCGGCCCCAGACACCCCCGTACGAACCGGTCCCCTATGTCGATGGGCTTGAGAATCCGACGGAGAACTTCACCAACATCTCGAACTGGTTGGTCAAGCATGGATTTACCGATGAGGAGATCCGAGCCCTCATCGGCGGCAATATCTATCGCGCGCTCGGATCAGTGTGGCCGAAGTGATCGATGGCGAGCATCGGTAGCCCGGTCTCCACGCACCGGATGGGCCCATAGACGTTAAACAAGGAGAAGGAATGCGTGTCGTTATCAACGAGAATGAGCTAAACGTTGAGGTTTTTGGTGCAGAGGGTCTTCCTGTGCTGATCGCCCATCACGGTGGAGGTGGGATCGGGTCG
The window above is part of the Ferrimicrobium sp. genome. Proteins encoded here:
- a CDS encoding membrane dipeptidase produces the protein MANEDRPDFTEPENSHPYMAYAYLGPDSGLSTIELAPEFDRVPAYKEELTERERDRAQRLLAESLVISFHDHPVRFPLRMEETPEHYRAGRQYTAYAGLQASGMTVVFDNMMDGTACVTGKAPWRWDDVIADLGHRLADLAHQDRVVPIRSLADIDRVYGSGQIGIVFGLEGAMPIENELDRLDILFGLGIRQIGIAYSDANALGSGLNEPTDGGLTLFGRRAVRRMNQLGLAIDVSHSSDRTALDACEHSEQPVFITHAGARSIWNTPRMKPDAVLRAVAESGGVIGMSAAPHTTLSPAHSRHSIESVMDHLLYCIDLVGIEHVAFGPDTLYGDHVQMHKVFGSLLGIGERPQTPPYEPVPYVDGLENPTENFTNISNWLVKHGFTDEEIRALIGGNIYRALGSVWPK
- a CDS encoding M20/M25/M40 family metallo-hydrolase, with the translated sequence MPTHASSLYVTIAHLYVNCCYPTLEVNGVKAGGKYTVIPHRAVAHISCRLVPGQEPDAVVAALQTHCAAITLPGVDIELNVDPAHSRAYTIDADHPAISAAKAALASVYPDQEVLLAKIAGTLPPVTLFEEFLGAKTLFFSFSTADERLHAPNEYMRIRRLREGMLAWEQLWRLLAAGPYRLQPLAQRESRISDGE